The Streptomyces sp. NBC_01275 genome has a segment encoding these proteins:
- a CDS encoding lanthionine synthetase C family protein codes for MTTVPRTQDLSEGALGMALLDIERRDLATARRHLAQATVRGVSTGSNASLFHGAPALEFVLDRAHGAANDVRAAVDRVVDARLAAAHRRQAAGALPHLAEWDLIRGMTGLAALLLSRRPIAPRLPDVLACLVALAHPARSDGRILPGWWSPVGPDGKDMAGGHGNNGMAHGIAGPLAVLSLALRAGVSVPGQEEAVGTFATWLDRHGDHYWSTAAHMDVDQPPAAEPARQSWCYGQPGIARAQQLAALVLGDPVRRQAAEDTVEAILTDPLRLARITDSTLCHGWAGLLTLTRAVAADSTSPERFTPIIHELHRRLAADWEHLPKPGFMEGRAGAQLALKATDATGWTRVLLLT; via the coding sequence ATGACGACCGTGCCCCGTACGCAGGACCTGTCCGAGGGCGCCCTGGGGATGGCCCTGCTCGACATCGAGCGCCGTGACCTGGCCACCGCCCGCCGCCACCTCGCCCAGGCCACCGTCCGGGGCGTCAGCACCGGCAGCAACGCCAGCCTCTTCCACGGCGCACCCGCCCTGGAGTTCGTCCTGGACCGCGCCCACGGGGCCGCAAACGACGTCCGCGCGGCCGTCGACCGCGTCGTGGACGCCCGGCTCGCCGCCGCCCACCGCCGGCAGGCGGCCGGCGCGCTGCCCCACCTCGCCGAATGGGACCTCATCCGCGGCATGACCGGGCTCGCCGCACTGCTGCTGTCCCGCCGCCCGATCGCGCCCCGGCTGCCCGACGTGCTCGCTTGCCTCGTCGCGCTCGCACACCCCGCCCGCAGTGACGGCAGGATCCTGCCCGGGTGGTGGTCGCCGGTCGGCCCCGACGGGAAGGACATGGCAGGCGGGCACGGCAACAACGGCATGGCCCACGGCATAGCGGGGCCCCTGGCCGTGCTCTCCCTCGCCCTGCGCGCCGGAGTCAGCGTCCCCGGCCAGGAGGAGGCCGTCGGCACGTTCGCGACCTGGCTCGACCGGCACGGCGACCACTACTGGTCCACCGCAGCCCACATGGACGTCGACCAGCCGCCCGCAGCGGAGCCAGCCCGCCAGTCCTGGTGCTACGGCCAGCCCGGCATCGCCCGCGCCCAGCAGCTCGCCGCGCTTGTCCTCGGCGACCCTGTACGGCGCCAAGCGGCCGAGGACACCGTCGAGGCGATCCTGACCGACCCGCTGCGGCTCGCCCGGATCACCGACTCGACGCTCTGCCACGGCTGGGCCGGGCTGCTGACTCTCACCCGCGCGGTCGCCGCCGACAGCACCAGCCCCGAGCGCTTCACCCCGATCATCCATGAACTGCACCGACGGCTGGCCGCCGACTGGGAGCACCTGCCCAAACCCGGATTCATGGAAGGCCGCGCCGGGGCCCAACTTGCCCTGAAGGCCACCGACGCCACCGGTTGGACCCGCGTCCTCCTGCTCACCTGA
- a CDS encoding NUDIX hydrolase, with product MTSPVSPSDHVTPRAALFTGQYAASRHAVWVGAAAIITDEVGRVLLVHPTYREDGSWLLPGGVVEPGEHPDVTCRREITEELGLANMPLAGVLAVHSLSPHHPDIQPGTPFPGEIRFVFDGGTLCPDQVEAIRLPREELSEFAFLETRDAVQRLRPVDGQIMLAAYRARLGNTATAQLADGRHILDVPALDRHDVHVRYRPLWDSPLNRGPVPERLPVQQAWAWCFVPDGRVVLVADPGPRGALPMLPGGTVETTDMTPEDTLHREAAEEAQLTLADPVRLGWVLDETGEVYGGVGPNARLRLAARVTAIGPATVDPATGRPFARLLATPAQTAALLGWGPPGARQALLAAETARKRWRLPTARAAAIEEVPPEGVRLS from the coding sequence GTGACCTCTCCCGTCTCCCCTTCGGATCACGTCACACCGCGTGCCGCCCTGTTCACGGGACAGTACGCCGCATCCCGGCACGCAGTATGGGTCGGCGCCGCCGCGATCATCACCGACGAGGTCGGCCGGGTCCTGCTGGTGCACCCCACCTACCGCGAGGACGGCTCGTGGCTGCTGCCCGGAGGCGTCGTCGAACCCGGCGAACATCCGGACGTCACTTGCCGCCGCGAGATCACCGAGGAACTGGGCCTGGCGAACATGCCCCTGGCTGGCGTGCTCGCCGTCCACTCCCTCTCCCCGCACCACCCCGACATTCAGCCCGGCACTCCCTTCCCCGGGGAGATCCGGTTCGTCTTCGACGGGGGAACCCTCTGCCCCGACCAGGTCGAGGCCATCCGCCTGCCGCGCGAGGAGCTGTCCGAGTTCGCCTTCCTGGAGACCCGGGATGCGGTACAGCGGCTGCGCCCTGTGGACGGGCAGATCATGCTCGCCGCCTACCGTGCCCGGCTCGGGAACACGGCCACCGCCCAACTCGCCGACGGCCGACACATCCTCGACGTCCCGGCGCTGGACCGCCACGACGTGCACGTCCGCTACCGGCCTTTGTGGGACAGCCCTCTCAACCGCGGCCCCGTCCCCGAGCGGCTCCCCGTGCAGCAAGCCTGGGCGTGGTGCTTCGTCCCGGACGGCCGGGTCGTCCTCGTGGCCGACCCCGGCCCCCGTGGCGCGCTGCCGATGCTGCCCGGCGGCACCGTGGAGACGACCGACATGACGCCCGAGGACACCCTGCACCGCGAAGCCGCCGAGGAAGCCCAACTCACCCTGGCCGATCCGGTACGACTGGGCTGGGTGCTGGACGAGACCGGCGAGGTCTACGGCGGAGTGGGGCCTAACGCCCGGCTCCGCCTTGCCGCCCGGGTCACCGCCATCGGGCCTGCGACCGTCGACCCCGCCACCGGGCGCCCTTTCGCCCGCCTGCTCGCCACCCCTGCCCAGACAGCCGCTCTCCTGGGATGGGGCCCGCCCGGAGCGCGGCAAGCCCTGCTCGCCGCGGAGACAGCCCGGAAGCGGTGGCGCCTGCCCACGGCTCGCGCCGCCGCCATCGAGGAAGTCCCGCCGGAGGGGGTGCGGCTGAGCTGA
- the fxlM gene encoding methyltransferase, FxLD system, with amino-acid sequence MSELRHQLVEQLRADNHIRTAAVERAFRTVPRHVFAPDVAVEAAYANDIIPTRHAPDGRVISSVSAPWLQADMLEAARIRPGHRVLEIGSGGYNAALMAELVGPAGLVTTLEIDPAVSERAARFLTEAGYYRVRVVTADAEHLPAGVVPDGGFDAIVVTVDTWDLPWIGALAEGGRLIAPLRLHGYHWAIGFTKDEGTLHSDEPLIVCGFVAMQGDGAWQTDRRTVPGTGVHLSWEDGTPLPVDQLASALTRKPTVTRTHVTVGGQEPFDALTLYLAGALPGFCRLEVDPDGDNGVLNPPPRHWPGAAIVRGASLARLATERIGDGDDGKGLYRFVVHGHGAQGHVAAQEMAEQVEHWQRNHRGARCPLITARPTADCAPAGTDHEPHVFAKKHTRITVDWPIVPSSASLLTNPGSCSAR; translated from the coding sequence GTGAGCGAGCTTCGCCACCAGCTCGTCGAGCAGCTCCGCGCCGACAACCACATCCGCACCGCCGCTGTCGAGCGCGCCTTCCGCACCGTGCCCCGGCACGTCTTCGCTCCCGACGTCGCTGTGGAAGCGGCGTACGCCAACGACATCATCCCCACCCGCCACGCGCCCGACGGCCGGGTGATCAGCTCCGTTTCCGCACCGTGGCTACAGGCCGACATGCTCGAAGCCGCTCGCATTCGGCCTGGCCACCGTGTCCTGGAGATTGGCTCCGGGGGCTACAACGCCGCCCTCATGGCCGAACTCGTCGGCCCGGCCGGGCTCGTCACCACCCTCGAGATCGACCCTGCCGTCTCCGAGAGGGCCGCCCGCTTCCTCACCGAGGCCGGGTACTACCGCGTCCGCGTGGTCACTGCGGACGCCGAGCACCTGCCCGCCGGTGTGGTTCCGGACGGCGGATTCGACGCCATCGTGGTCACCGTCGACACCTGGGATCTGCCCTGGATCGGCGCCCTGGCCGAGGGCGGCCGTCTCATCGCACCGCTGCGTCTGCACGGCTACCACTGGGCCATCGGCTTCACCAAAGATGAGGGGACGCTGCACAGCGACGAGCCGCTCATCGTCTGCGGCTTCGTCGCCATGCAGGGCGACGGCGCCTGGCAGACGGACCGTCGCACCGTCCCCGGCACCGGAGTCCACCTGTCTTGGGAAGACGGCACCCCGCTGCCCGTTGATCAACTCGCCTCAGCCCTCACCCGCAAGCCGACCGTGACACGCACCCACGTCACCGTCGGCGGCCAGGAACCCTTCGACGCCCTCACCCTCTACCTCGCCGGCGCCCTGCCCGGCTTCTGCCGCCTGGAGGTCGACCCCGACGGCGACAACGGGGTCCTGAACCCGCCGCCCCGGCATTGGCCCGGCGCCGCCATCGTCCGCGGGGCCTCCCTCGCCCGGCTGGCCACTGAGCGCATCGGCGATGGAGACGATGGCAAGGGCCTGTACAGGTTCGTCGTCCACGGCCATGGCGCCCAAGGACACGTCGCCGCGCAGGAGATGGCCGAGCAGGTCGAGCACTGGCAGCGCAACCACCGCGGCGCCCGCTGCCCCCTCATCACCGCCCGCCCGACAGCCGACTGTGCTCCGGCAGGCACGGACCACGAACCGCACGTGTTCGCCAAGAAGCACACCCGTATCACCGTGGACTGGCCGATCGTTCCCAGCAGCGCTTCCCTGCTCACCAACCCGGGGAGCTGCAGCGCCCGATGA
- the fxlM gene encoding methyltransferase, FxLD system, which yields MTLDEENLPVPPDTSWWHASVAFPDPHADAARALATALAGRRFHFLRKDAGVRLRTEQPVADLLDQLVAGRVITGWVGGIYEPETHAFGGPEGMEVAHDVFCADSPAALAETGTPGARERSVMLLSVMIRAAGLDPFEAGDVWARLAALRPPVTPPQGPALDRAVSAMRRLMNADAALRPDAEAGWVERVAEFEDAGRRLRRLAADGRLIRGIRAVIAHHAIFAFNRAGVPAETQAATAWLGRHVAFSTGEGADVSTPKSASADPSLPRMETTVTPVTDPNQLREALAQRLVDSGHLRSKAAVDAFRTTDRHAFLPGVDLESAYKEDAVPIKHDEHAEMISCISAPSIVATQLEQLGAQPGHKVLEAGAATGYNAALLGKIVSPGGQVWTLDVDQDLVSGASKHLAEAGVDNATAVMADGAAGLPEHAPYDRIIFTVGAGDVPVKILDQLAPGGRLVLPMRIRGSISRSFAFERDGDTWKTVSCEMATFIPLRKGVCDDVYALVPMAGEGNVRLETFSEQDVDRDALRSVLDQQQTKLYTGVKFRQGSAWEWLYLYLACVLPNGLSRLPGQRPGFTPHFGWGSMAALDGGSLAYLTIREGEDEQGRYWEVGVIGHGESGADLAERVASEIRAWDATGGNDAPEPGFRMAVADSRDRLTADDACFVVDKPYSRLVVDWARKG from the coding sequence ATGACCCTCGACGAAGAGAACCTGCCCGTCCCCCCGGACACGTCCTGGTGGCACGCCTCCGTGGCCTTTCCCGACCCGCACGCGGACGCCGCCCGGGCCCTTGCGACCGCGCTGGCCGGGCGCCGCTTCCACTTCCTGCGCAAGGACGCCGGCGTGCGCCTGCGTACCGAACAGCCCGTCGCCGACTTGCTGGACCAGCTCGTCGCCGGCCGCGTGATCACCGGCTGGGTGGGCGGGATCTACGAGCCCGAGACGCACGCCTTCGGCGGCCCCGAGGGCATGGAGGTCGCGCACGACGTGTTCTGCGCCGACAGCCCGGCCGCGCTCGCCGAGACCGGCACCCCCGGCGCCCGCGAGCGCAGCGTGATGCTGCTGTCCGTCATGATCCGCGCGGCGGGACTGGACCCTTTCGAAGCCGGAGACGTATGGGCCCGGTTGGCCGCCCTGCGGCCCCCCGTCACCCCGCCCCAGGGGCCCGCACTGGACAGAGCCGTCTCCGCGATGCGGCGGCTGATGAACGCGGACGCGGCCCTGCGCCCAGACGCGGAAGCGGGCTGGGTCGAGCGCGTCGCCGAGTTCGAGGACGCTGGCCGCCGCCTGCGCCGGCTCGCCGCCGACGGTCGACTGATACGCGGAATCCGGGCCGTCATCGCCCATCACGCGATCTTCGCGTTCAACCGTGCGGGCGTGCCTGCCGAGACACAGGCCGCCACCGCGTGGCTCGGCCGTCACGTCGCTTTCTCCACCGGAGAAGGAGCTGACGTGTCTACCCCCAAGTCCGCCTCAGCGGACCCTAGCCTCCCTCGAATGGAGACCACCGTGACACCCGTAACCGACCCCAACCAACTGCGCGAAGCCCTCGCCCAGCGGCTCGTCGACAGCGGCCACCTGCGCAGCAAGGCGGCCGTCGACGCCTTCCGCACCACCGACCGGCACGCCTTCCTGCCCGGCGTCGACCTGGAGAGCGCGTACAAGGAGGACGCCGTCCCGATCAAGCACGACGAGCACGCGGAGATGATCTCCTGCATCTCCGCGCCGTCCATCGTCGCCACCCAGCTCGAACAGCTCGGCGCCCAGCCCGGTCACAAGGTCCTGGAGGCTGGAGCCGCCACCGGCTACAACGCCGCCCTTCTCGGCAAGATCGTCTCCCCCGGCGGGCAGGTGTGGACCCTCGACGTCGACCAGGACCTCGTCTCCGGCGCGAGCAAGCACCTCGCCGAGGCCGGCGTCGACAACGCCACCGCGGTGATGGCCGACGGCGCGGCCGGGCTGCCCGAGCACGCCCCCTACGACCGGATCATCTTCACCGTCGGCGCCGGCGACGTACCCGTGAAGATCCTCGACCAGCTCGCCCCCGGCGGACGCCTGGTCCTGCCGATGCGCATCCGCGGCAGCATCTCCCGATCCTTCGCCTTCGAACGCGACGGCGACACGTGGAAGACCGTCTCCTGCGAGATGGCGACCTTCATCCCGCTGCGCAAGGGCGTCTGCGACGACGTGTACGCCCTCGTACCGATGGCAGGCGAGGGCAACGTGCGCCTGGAGACGTTCAGCGAGCAGGACGTCGACCGCGACGCGCTGCGCTCCGTCCTCGACCAGCAGCAGACCAAGCTCTACACCGGGGTGAAGTTCCGGCAGGGCTCAGCCTGGGAGTGGCTGTACCTGTACCTGGCCTGCGTGCTGCCCAACGGCCTGTCCCGCCTGCCGGGCCAACGCCCCGGGTTCACCCCGCACTTCGGCTGGGGCTCCATGGCCGCCCTCGACGGCGGATCGCTCGCGTACCTGACCATCCGCGAGGGCGAGGACGAGCAGGGCCGGTACTGGGAAGTCGGCGTGATCGGCCACGGCGAGAGCGGCGCCGACCTCGCCGAGCGCGTCGCGAGCGAGATTCGCGCCTGGGACGCGACCGGCGGCAACGACGCCCCCGAGCCGGGCTTCCGGATGGCCGTCGCGGACTCGCGTGACCGGCTGACGGCGGACGACGCCTGCTTCGTCGTCGACAAGCCCTACAGCCGACTCGTCGTCGACTGGGCGCGCAAGGGCTGA
- a CDS encoding ABC transporter ATP-binding protein has product MTSAITQDQPPQPPKKTAPDDEPQEAGVREEEYLYRDESRLQAGSLLTSRTMARRLPSLVRRSVQMAWRVDRGATIGLLVCQIGTGLLAALSLLAVTGTITALISSGDITERLWDAAPQLAVIAAATGLRTLLGITVVWLTGRLRPVLGRAAELTMIEAALGAELAANNKPGYNDAYDIADRGAQVTPDLVEEAQDVLAATATLAAGATVLTVLHPLLLPLLFFACLPQAAAYVRSARVIYLAGLETSGRRRMLGKLRWHMAYQESSEEMRACLAGPFLIGRYRRLAASVNAAERQAANTGAWMGLAGAVAGGIASTAVWAALLWLLASGRMSLAAGGGAVFALQTATGSVRGIINGGARLVRTGWYVQDWQNFLDNAHGQAMTDSRGTAPVTTAPERFEVRDVTYRYDGAPKDSLSNVSLHVRRGEIVALVGENGSGKTTLSRLLCGLLLPTEGDVAWDHASTADLHPWGSWEHVALVPQKFTYLPLTMRDNITFGQGDTSDAALLAACEASGAAEMLPSLRSGLNTLLTSEWFGGQQLSGGQWQRLVLTRAFHRQAALLVMDEPTAALDARAEHRIFAGLRELAKDRAILLITHRLTNVAVADRIVVLDEGRIVQEGTYAQLTQEPGLFRTLWELQRRMSGDTP; this is encoded by the coding sequence ATGACCTCGGCCATTACGCAGGACCAGCCGCCGCAACCGCCCAAGAAGACCGCGCCGGACGACGAACCGCAGGAGGCCGGTGTTCGAGAGGAGGAATACCTCTACCGCGACGAGTCGAGGCTCCAGGCCGGCTCCCTGCTGACCTCCCGCACCATGGCGCGGCGCCTTCCCTCGCTCGTGCGACGCTCGGTGCAGATGGCCTGGCGCGTGGACCGCGGCGCGACCATCGGCCTGCTGGTGTGCCAGATCGGGACCGGCCTCCTCGCTGCCCTCAGCCTCCTGGCCGTCACGGGCACGATCACCGCGCTGATCTCCTCGGGCGACATCACTGAGCGGCTGTGGGACGCCGCCCCGCAGCTGGCCGTGATCGCCGCCGCCACCGGCCTGCGCACCCTGCTGGGCATCACCGTCGTCTGGCTGACCGGCCGTCTGCGCCCGGTGCTCGGCCGGGCAGCGGAGCTGACGATGATCGAGGCCGCGCTCGGCGCGGAACTGGCCGCCAACAACAAGCCCGGCTACAACGACGCCTACGACATCGCTGACCGCGGCGCCCAGGTCACCCCCGATCTCGTCGAAGAAGCGCAGGACGTCCTCGCGGCCACCGCCACGCTCGCGGCAGGCGCCACCGTCCTGACCGTCCTGCACCCCCTGCTCCTTCCCCTGCTCTTCTTCGCCTGCCTGCCGCAGGCCGCCGCCTACGTCCGCTCCGCCCGCGTGATCTACCTCGCCGGGCTGGAGACCTCCGGGCGACGCCGGATGCTGGGCAAGCTGCGCTGGCACATGGCCTATCAGGAGTCCAGTGAGGAGATGCGCGCCTGCCTGGCCGGCCCTTTCCTGATCGGCCGGTACCGGCGGCTGGCCGCCTCGGTCAACGCCGCCGAACGCCAAGCCGCGAACACCGGTGCCTGGATGGGACTGGCCGGAGCAGTGGCCGGCGGGATCGCCTCGACCGCGGTGTGGGCGGCGCTGCTGTGGCTCCTGGCCTCCGGGCGGATGAGCCTGGCGGCCGGCGGCGGCGCCGTATTCGCTCTCCAGACCGCCACCGGCTCAGTGCGCGGCATCATCAACGGCGGGGCCCGCCTGGTGCGCACCGGCTGGTACGTACAGGACTGGCAGAACTTCCTCGACAACGCCCACGGCCAGGCCATGACCGACTCCCGCGGCACCGCGCCCGTGACCACGGCCCCGGAGCGCTTCGAGGTCCGAGACGTCACCTACCGCTACGACGGCGCCCCCAAGGACAGCCTGAGCAACGTCTCCCTGCACGTGCGACGCGGGGAGATCGTGGCGCTCGTCGGGGAGAACGGCTCCGGCAAGACAACCCTCTCGCGCCTGCTGTGCGGACTGCTGCTGCCCACCGAGGGCGACGTGGCCTGGGACCACGCCTCCACCGCGGACCTGCACCCGTGGGGGTCGTGGGAGCACGTCGCGCTAGTCCCGCAGAAGTTCACGTACCTGCCGCTGACGATGCGCGACAACATCACGTTCGGGCAGGGCGACACCAGCGACGCGGCCCTGCTAGCCGCCTGCGAGGCGTCCGGCGCCGCGGAGATGCTGCCGAGCCTCCGCTCCGGCCTGAACACCCTCCTGACCAGCGAGTGGTTCGGCGGACAGCAGCTCTCCGGCGGGCAGTGGCAGCGCCTAGTCCTCACTCGCGCGTTCCACCGGCAGGCGGCGCTGCTGGTGATGGATGAACCCACGGCCGCCCTCGACGCCCGCGCAGAGCACCGGATCTTCGCCGGCCTGCGCGAACTGGCCAAGGACCGCGCCATCCTGCTGATCACGCACCGCCTCACCAACGTGGCCGTCGCCGACCGGATCGTGGTCCTGGACGAAGGGCGGATCGTCCAGGAGGGCACCTACGCCCAGCTCACCCAGGAGCCAGGTCTCTTCCGGACCCTGTGGGAGCTGCAGCGCCGGATGAGCGGCGACACCCCCTGA
- a CDS encoding NUDIX domain-containing protein, whose protein sequence is MPLSHDHIRTTVETYLARHPHEREQLGGLLDALDRPTDIASRSTFTGHVTCGAIVVDPLGRVLHVLHLASGKVLAPGGHTEPVDESLAAAALRELHEETGIPPQAVAPWPGYEAVPFDIDIHDIDAHPGKGEPGHQHFDLRFLFHLHAATEAPVVLQEEEVGGIEWRPVDRVTSPSLRAKLLKLTPETEPQTANASALIYNDRGEYLLHLRDYFPGRIWEPGMWSLLGGGREPQDATLEHTVRRELAEEAGLDIADLTPFETEYASDDAGGSVPIAIYAGRWNGDPRELRLTEGVMLAWFAPDDLHRLRIADTTSDLVWRHAASLPASTAPQSGPSSHEERRPASPHGTVLNVIGVHLYLERPDGTVLLGLRHPDSAFAPSTWHVLAGHCEQESAITCLIREAQEEAGLHIERQDVELVHVVHHIDKAGDRPRMGLFFRARTWSGEPELREPDKCTQWSFWDPAALPDDLVPYTRVAIEGIRTGRLYSETGWK, encoded by the coding sequence ATGCCGTTGTCGCACGACCACATCCGCACCACCGTCGAGACCTACCTCGCTCGCCACCCTCACGAGCGCGAGCAGCTCGGCGGCCTCCTGGACGCCCTAGACCGGCCCACCGACATCGCCAGCCGCTCCACCTTCACCGGGCACGTCACCTGCGGCGCGATCGTCGTCGACCCGCTCGGCCGCGTCCTGCACGTGCTGCACCTGGCGAGCGGGAAGGTCCTCGCCCCCGGCGGACACACCGAGCCCGTCGACGAGTCCCTGGCAGCAGCAGCGCTGCGGGAGCTGCACGAGGAGACCGGGATCCCGCCCCAGGCCGTGGCACCGTGGCCCGGCTACGAGGCCGTGCCGTTCGACATCGACATCCACGACATCGACGCCCACCCGGGCAAAGGCGAACCCGGCCACCAGCACTTCGACCTCCGGTTTCTCTTCCACCTGCACGCCGCGACCGAGGCGCCGGTGGTGCTGCAGGAAGAAGAGGTCGGTGGCATCGAGTGGCGGCCCGTGGACAGGGTGACCTCCCCCTCCCTGCGCGCGAAGCTGCTCAAGCTCACGCCGGAGACCGAACCGCAGACCGCCAATGCCTCCGCCCTGATCTACAACGACCGCGGCGAGTACCTGCTCCACCTGCGCGACTACTTCCCCGGCCGGATCTGGGAGCCGGGCATGTGGTCCCTGCTGGGCGGCGGCCGAGAGCCCCAGGACGCCACCCTGGAACACACCGTGCGGCGCGAACTGGCCGAGGAAGCCGGCCTCGACATCGCCGACCTGACCCCGTTCGAAACCGAGTACGCCTCCGACGACGCCGGCGGGAGCGTGCCCATCGCCATCTACGCCGGCCGCTGGAACGGTGATCCCCGCGAACTTCGCCTGACGGAAGGAGTGATGCTGGCCTGGTTCGCCCCCGACGACCTCCACCGCCTGCGCATCGCAGACACCACCAGCGACCTCGTATGGCGCCACGCGGCCAGCCTCCCGGCCAGCACCGCGCCGCAGAGCGGGCCCTCATCGCACGAGGAGCGCCGCCCAGCTTCGCCGCACGGCACGGTCCTCAACGTCATCGGCGTCCACCTCTACCTGGAGCGGCCCGACGGGACGGTGCTGCTCGGGCTGCGCCACCCCGACTCCGCGTTCGCGCCGTCCACCTGGCACGTCCTGGCCGGCCACTGCGAGCAGGAGAGCGCCATCACCTGCCTGATCAGGGAGGCACAGGAGGAGGCCGGCCTGCACATCGAGCGACAGGACGTCGAACTCGTCCACGTCGTCCACCACATCGACAAGGCCGGGGACCGGCCCCGCATGGGCCTGTTCTTCCGCGCCCGGACCTGGAGCGGCGAACCGGAACTGCGCGAGCCGGACAAGTGCACCCAGTGGAGTTTCTGGGACCCGGCCGCGCTCCCCGACGACCTCGTCCCCTACACCCGGGTGGCCATCGAAGGAATTCGCACCGGCCGCCTCTACTCCGAAACCGGATGGAAATGA
- a CDS encoding amino acid adenylation domain-containing protein, translated as MDVLQSRMQIPEIFAIQASRRPRKTAVRCGQDQISYGALESRATLLAKQLRDAGVKNGDRVAVCLDRSIDLVVSILAVLRAGAAYVPLDPSYPARRINRNVADARVNTVITQEDLYHVFARISVAIFSPSGRPVSGNKVRMRVWPFDGDLENLAYIMYTSGSTGDPKGVRISHRNVVCLFAAVAQQMAWSTEDVWTQFHSAAFDFSVWEIWGALLNGGTLIVVPYAISRDPQSFCDLLHAERVTILSQTPTAFRNLLSNSNILNDRELALRYVVFGGEMLTPSDLRPWFAHHNRINPVMVNMYGTTEATVHSTFKSISGADTLNGNKSVIGFPLAGTSIYLLDDSLNEVSDGSVGEIYIGGDGVSLGYCNVAQTARRFLTDISRPSARMYRTGDLARRTSGGELEYIGRIDQQVKIRGHRVEPAEVVRGLLEHPNVQQATVLAGDDPYGMRSLEAYLVCTPTKPSLQEMRKYLLQRLPEYMVPTKMSSVTEYPMTASGKLDVARLKQLASPLTVMQQREATRDLERLVGSVWASVLGVSDIDPDSSFFDLGGTSLNLVQVHARLKLIADKVRLIDLYKYPSVASLAQYLSTVAGHTEGNGDDRPHDH; from the coding sequence ATGGACGTACTTCAGAGCCGAATGCAGATTCCTGAGATATTCGCGATCCAGGCGTCCCGCAGACCGCGGAAGACTGCAGTGAGATGCGGGCAGGATCAGATCTCGTATGGTGCGCTGGAATCACGCGCGACTCTTCTGGCAAAACAACTCAGAGACGCGGGTGTGAAAAATGGAGATCGCGTAGCGGTATGCCTCGATCGCTCCATTGATCTGGTTGTAAGCATCTTGGCAGTACTTAGGGCAGGCGCCGCCTATGTGCCGCTTGACCCTTCGTACCCAGCTCGACGGATCAATCGGAATGTTGCCGACGCTCGGGTGAATACTGTTATCACACAGGAGGATCTATACCATGTCTTCGCCAGAATTTCAGTGGCCATCTTTAGTCCATCCGGGCGACCAGTTTCCGGTAACAAGGTCAGGATGCGCGTCTGGCCTTTTGACGGCGATCTAGAGAACCTTGCATACATCATGTATACATCAGGTTCCACGGGGGATCCGAAAGGTGTTCGCATTAGCCATCGCAACGTTGTCTGCCTGTTTGCAGCTGTCGCACAGCAGATGGCCTGGAGCACCGAGGACGTCTGGACGCAGTTTCATTCAGCAGCGTTCGACTTTTCAGTATGGGAGATTTGGGGCGCATTGCTAAATGGGGGCACATTGATCGTGGTCCCTTATGCAATAAGCCGCGACCCGCAGAGCTTCTGCGACCTTCTCCATGCAGAAAGAGTGACAATTCTTAGTCAAACGCCGACAGCGTTTCGAAACCTTCTTAGCAATAGCAATATTTTGAATGATCGCGAGCTGGCACTCCGATACGTCGTATTCGGAGGAGAGATGCTGACTCCGTCGGATCTACGCCCGTGGTTCGCGCACCACAACCGAATAAATCCCGTCATGGTAAACATGTACGGCACTACCGAGGCGACAGTGCATTCAACTTTCAAGAGCATCAGTGGCGCTGATACGTTGAACGGGAATAAAAGCGTCATCGGATTTCCTTTGGCAGGCACATCGATATACCTTCTAGACGACTCACTGAACGAGGTTTCTGATGGCTCCGTCGGCGAGATATACATTGGAGGGGACGGCGTTAGCCTGGGCTATTGTAACGTCGCTCAGACGGCGCGGAGATTTCTGACAGATATCTCCCGCCCTAGCGCGCGAATGTATCGGACGGGCGACTTGGCTCGACGTACCTCAGGTGGAGAATTGGAGTATATTGGAAGAATAGATCAGCAGGTAAAGATTCGCGGGCACCGCGTCGAGCCTGCGGAAGTCGTGCGTGGGCTCTTGGAGCACCCCAACGTGCAGCAGGCCACAGTTCTGGCTGGCGACGATCCATACGGTATGCGTTCCCTTGAGGCATACCTCGTCTGCACGCCGACGAAGCCTTCGCTCCAGGAGATGCGGAAGTACTTGCTCCAACGTCTGCCTGAATACATGGTACCCACCAAGATGAGCTCGGTTACCGAATACCCGATGACTGCCTCCGGGAAGCTGGATGTCGCGCGACTGAAACAATTGGCTAGCCCACTAACGGTGATGCAGCAACGCGAAGCGACTCGAGACCTGGAGAGACTCGTCGGAAGCGTATGGGCCTCGGTCCTAGGAGTATCGGATATAGATCCCGATTCCAGCTTCTTCGATCTGGGGGGCACTTCACTGAACCTCGTTCAGGTGCATGCACGACTCAAGTTGATCGCCGACAAAGTGAGACTTATTGACCTATACAAGTATCCCAGCGTAGCTTCCCTGGCGCAATATTTGTCCACGGTGGCGGGCCATACGGAAGGAAATGGCGATGACAGACCACATGATCATTAA